The following nucleotide sequence is from Apium graveolens cultivar Ventura chromosome 4, ASM990537v1, whole genome shotgun sequence.
AATagtatattttaattttaaacaataaattttcaataatattataatttaataaaatactGTTAATGCTAATTCACTTGAAATTGTGGTTAAATGATTttagaaaattaaataaaaaatttattaaatgtGAAGAcatttaatattaacaataatttattgtatttaattgattttaaaatatggTCATGtattttgtaaaattttaagTTATAACTTATTATAAAGTAAAAGATAATGAAAGTGACAACTCAATTCAAAAATCTCAGATTTAGCCCCTTTACTTTTTTAGCTAGTTGATGTGAAAATACACGGGCAAAATTCATCTTTGTAAATGGTCCACAACAATGGGCAATAATTTTAACATATAATTATCACACTTCATCTGAACTTCCTATAAATTATATAGAGCAAAAACCAAGTAAACACAAACTTAATATATTTCAACATACTGTATTCAATTTCAATGGATAACACCACACAAATGATTCTTGATATTATGCAAGCAGAAGAAGAAGAGCATGATGAAAGAATGAGAATGACTGTTGTACACCTTCATTATCAACGTCATAGAGTGAATTATATCCCACAACATGGTGGTTCTATTATGAATCATCGTGTGATTAATCGAAATAGGGAAGAAGGTCATACTAGACTGTGTTATGATTATTTTTCTGATACACCTACGTACACGGAAACACAATTTCATCGAAGATTTCAAATGCGTAGATCATTATTTCTTCGAATTGAGGAAGCAGTTACAACTCACGATTACTATTTTACTCAGCGAACTGATGCTATAGGAGTTCGTGGACTGTCAACTCTTCAGAAAATAATAGCTGCGAGGATGCTTGCATATGGAACGGCAGCTGATGTTGTTGATGATTATGTACGTATTAGTGAGAGTACAGCAACAGAGAGTCTAAGAAGATTTGTTAAAGCAATTGTGGAAATATTTGGAGCAGAATACTTGAGACGACCAAATGAACAAGATATCTCTAGATTATTGGCAGAGAATGAACAACGAGGTTTTCCTGGAATGTTGAGTACTATCGACTATATGCACTGGAAGTGGAAAAATTGTCCAACTGTTTGGCAAGGTATGTATACAGGTCATGTTCATGAACCAACTATAATATTAGAAGCCATAGCTTCAAAAGACTTGTGGATTTGGCATTCTTTTTTTGGGCTACCAGGATCATTAAACGACATCAATGTATTAGACTAGTCTCATCTATTTGAAGATTTGGCTGAAGGCCGCGGACCTGAAATGAAGTATACCATCAATGGGAATGAATATAACATGGGATATTATCTTGCTGATGGCATATATCTTTCTTGGCCAGCATTTGTAAAAACTATTCCGAAACCTCAGGgtaacaaaagaaaatattttgcaGCTGCACAAGAGTCCATTTGAAAAGATGTTGAGAGAGCGTTTAGAGTGCTACAATCTCAATTTGCAATAATTCGTGGTCCTTCACAATTTTTGGATGTTGAAACTATGAAATATATTATGACAACTTGTGTAATATTGCACAATATGATCATTGAAGATGAAAGGGAATCATCCCTTGAAGAAGAACACTTTGATTCAGATGTCGAAATATCAGTTGTTACTCGAATTCGCAATCATCCGAATAATCTACGAGAATTCATACAGGTTCATCAACAAATTCGAAACAAACCCGCTTATTTTCAGTTGCAAAATGATCTTATAGAACATCTTTGGCATATATATGGCGGTGACAtgaattataattatattaatcATGTAATTTCTTTTTATGTCTTTTGTAATTTACTTTTGAtaagatattttctaaattaaaattatattttctgTTTTCAGAAGCGAATTACTTGAGGTTCATTGATCAGTTTcataattatattcaaaaatTACCAAATACAATCAAGTACAAAAAATATACCAAAATAAGTACCAAATAATTACATCCATAATACAATTAAGTACCAAATAAGTACCAAAATAAGTTCGATTGTATAGTAAGTaccaaaataaattataaaacaTTTTTCAAGATTTTAGCTTTCAAGGCATCATAATATTTTCTTTGATCAGGTAGCATTTTACTAGTATCCATTGCCATGATCGAGGCTTCATAAACTTGTCTTTCACGGTCCTCCTTTTGTCTTTCGCGCTCCTCCTTTGCTAGGCGAAGTTGCAATTTTTCTTTTTGTAATTGCATCATCTCCATACGCCTTTCCTGCTCCTCCTTTTACATTTGCATCATTTCTTTCTGTAACTGCAAACTCATTTTAATAGATTCAGTTCTTGAAGAAGCAACATCCAATGCATCTTTCTGCATCGATTTAAGAATTTCTAAGCTTTCTCCATCTGATGCTTCATATGtagtttttttaattttctttgcAGCTTTTCTTCGTATTGGACGCTCCATTCCTTCTTCAGATTCGATATAGGCAGATTCTGGGTTATCAACTGATGGAGAAGATGGCTGATTCTCCTTCATGTTTGACTTATTCTTTTTTCCAATGCAGCTGTATATTTTGGTGAATGACGCAACTCATCAATACTGCATGAAAGGAAATTTCTCCTTCTGTATATCCTCGTACATCGTCATTGTCTCTGCAATCTGCCAAAGATTAAATGAAATTTTGTAATATTACACTAAAGATATTCAGAGAACATGGGGTTCAATTTTgcactaaattttatattattataattctGTAATCTCTGCACTCTGCACATTACTAAATAAGAAGGTTGTAAGGTTCAGAAGGGTTACAACCCTTCCTTCCAATACTAATTATACAGGCGGATGGGCTTACCTCCAATACAAGACATCAATCATTCTCGATTCTCCGATAATTGCTCGGCTATACTCGATCAATACCTCCGTTAGTAGTTCGTTGCTGGTCTGTGATTATGTCCACAATGGCTCACTTAACAGACAACTATCAGGTGAGATAAACCATATTTTCAGTATTGTACATTTACTATGTTTAGCTTTGTAAAGAAACTGGTAATAAAAAGTTCTAGTAAGTGTTTATTATGCAGATAGATGTACAGGAGTAAATTTAGTAATCTACAACAATGGAGATGCCAACTAAGTTGCAGAATTATTTCCTGCAGGGCGTAGATTCTATCAGAAAACTTAACAAAAAAAGTCTTACTGCTTGCATgttctctttctttttttctaGCCTATACTTTTCTCTTTGCCGATCTTCTCTGGACAACAAATAATTCCTTATGCCAATGATTTCAACTAACACAGGAAATTCCTATTTACGACGACCAATATTTCTTCTCAGAAGTCTTACCTTTTACTTGTTTTGCATTTTTACTTTAATATCATTCAACAATACAAGGACACACATTCAATCCTATACATTATATCTACAAAGCAATAATGTAAGACTGCGTATGTAATTTCATTCATTATTTATGTCAGAATTTACAACTTCAAGTTCACTAACAACAACAGTAAACCAGTATACATCATCTTCTAGATAGATAAGTGGATAATCAATATAGTTACAGCGTTACTGGTGAAGAGGGTCCATTTTGATTTTACAGATGGGAATGCTAAAATATGATGTTAAGCGTTACATATCTGAGCACTCAGTTACATAAGAAaacaatttcttggtcatgttATATGCTAAAGTGTGATTTACTTTGGAATGAAGGGCCTATTCTGTAAAACAAAGGTTCACTTAAGCACAGATCAAACATGTGATTGTATAAGGTAGACTTTAATCAGCAAGTAAACATGTATTAATGACTTAATTAAATTTTCTATACTCGACCTAAATAAGAGTGGTAAGTATGTACCTTATTTTGCTCGGTAACACCGCTTTGATTCCTTGAactaattttattataataaccAATAAACTTGCTTACAGAGGTGTTGATTGCGGACCAGCGGTTACATAACGAGGTATGCGTCCGATcactttcaaatattttattgTCATGAAAATATTTACAAATCCTAGTCCAGTAAGTCGCCTGTGTCTGGTTATTTCCTTGAACAGGATCCATGTTTATGTTTAACCAAGCGGACAAAAGTAACGTATCTTCCTCAATTAAAAAATTCTTTGATCTTCCCCGTTTTGATTTGCTAGGTGCTTGTTGACGACTATTTTCTTGCGCTAAAGGGGGTGGTGGAGAGTAAGAAAACTTTTCAGCTTTATTGTATGAACCTTCATTTAGTAAGAAAACAAAAGTGTGTTCCATTTCTAATTTATCGAGATAGCCTGCAACAAATTACGTCTAATAAAATTACAAGTTCCAAACTTAAACTATCACCCTTGCCAAAGatagtacaaatatatagtgCCCAATTTATACATGAAGTAAATTCTATTGAAATTCTTTCGTACAATTAATCAAACAGCTGTTGTGCTACCTCCTACTTTAGTTTCATAAAAAAAAGCACCCTAATAAATTCGACTATAGGAGGTTTCAACAAATCATAGCACATACCGAATCACAAATGAATTCTGAATTTGATACAAATTAAACAAAAGTGAGAGATTGAAAATACATACATGTGCTTGCAAACTATGTGGCGGGAGAAGAAAGAAAACAGCGGGAGGAAAAAAAAGCAGCGCAAGATGATATGGATAATTGCTAACAGATCTTGAGTCCTTCAACAAATATAGCCAAGCATATCAGAGTGGCTATAATTTATGCTAAGTGGTTTAGGCGGTTGGAGAAGAAAAAATTAGAGATATTGGCTATAAGTGATATTGTAGAGTGACAGTTGGTAATTTTTAGCTAAGGGGAAGACcggttggagatgctctaagtCAGTATAATGATGTGTTGATCGATGGGATAAAATTACTTCTTATAAATTGTGTTTTCATCAAACGGCCTTGCTAGCTCCCCGCAATTATTTCAACTAGTATTGGGGGCCTGCTGCGCTGGGCCTTTAAAGAAAGAATAGTTAATTTAATTGTTAAGGATTGCATGTGAAAGTTGTGACCTTTTGATAATTCGAAATATGAAATTGCAGCATGTGAAATGACTGCATGGGGATGTATAGAGGAAGAGAGACGATTACATTAGGGAAGGGCACCAAGGTTTACAATAAGGCAAAAAGTTATAACTTTATGTTACTTGCCCAAGGGCAACTAACAAAGGGAAACACAACTAATACAAATGGAAACACAAAAGTAAGATAATTTTCCTACCCTCAAGAAGCATGAGCTTACTCCGCGGAGGGGAAATTAACGTCTGATAGAGCATCCAGCGGAACCGAAGAAGTTGTAGCCTGTTCATATTTGTTGTACTCGAAATAGTATTTCGTTGTATACGCTAAGGTTATAGAGGAACATTTTAGAATTGGTGTATTAGGTTAACCTGAATATGCAAAGTGTTTTCCTCAATTTCTTCATCTGGAAAGATAAATTCATTGCAAATATTTTTGGCCTAGAAGATTTGGACGTTTGATTACGTTAACTTTTTTTGATAAACAGTTTCACAGTAAATTTCTTTTTGTCAAAGCACCTTAGCTCGAAGGGAAAACTGTCATCGCCTCCAGCCTACAAAAACTGAATCTGTTAACCGGTGATACCCGGGTGTATCGTATTCTGAAAATTGAAAAACTTTCCAATTTAAAAAGGTCTGCACACCTTTTCTGTAAGATTGCACGAACTTGCTGATCTTCAAGAATAACCTCAATCGACCATGTATCATCATATGTGATCACAGATATGTCAAACCTACAAACAAATAAGTTAACAATGAATCGTAGAAGCGAAAAAGTGCAATACTTGTATTAGAGCACAAATAAGGCATTACTTAATTTCCGGGTAAGGTTTCGGGTAGCTACAGTTGTCACAGAAAATATCATCATCCACGTCAACATTGTGGTCACAGCTAGTACATACATTGTTATACCATTTTTCCTTTTCCACAATATACCGAACTCTAAGATGAGCAAGAACATCCATCTAATATCATGGATGTATGTTAGCAAACAAAGATTAAAAGAATGAAAAATAATGTCTAATTATTCACACCTCAATATAGTCATCTCCCAAACTGGTAAGCAGCTGTGACACTTTCAGAATCTCCAACTTTCCGTGCCTTCCCGGAGCAGAAATCTGCCTGGAAAAAACGGGATTACCTAACATGTCACAAATTTGTTGTGTCAGTTGTAATTAACTTTTTCAGAGAAATAATAGTAATATTTTTTGTAGGGGATACTTACTTCTTCCTGAGTTGAGCTACACTATAGTGGTTATAGTTCATGAATAATTCAGTTGATGGGAGACTAGTTAAATCCACTTCGTCTCTGGTGATTATGAGTGAAGATCATTGAGGTTAGAAAAATATGAAAGGTTTACCAAAGGAGAAGGTACATATTGACATATGACATTTACCGATCTACAAACCAACATGGCAACTAGACAAATTAATAATGGCGGGTGTTCAATGCATTCCAACATCCTTATTTCAAAATTCAGAGCATATTGGTCCCAGAAAGTAACCTTGACATTGGACCTCAGCCAGggaaaaaataaatttaacaaAAGCACCTCTAAACAGAAAACACGTAAAGGTTATATAATTTTCACCTTCCATCTGTTATAGTAAACTTGGATTGTTTCTGTGCAGTCCCACGTCTGTTGATCAAAACAGATATTGTTTCTCGAAATTTTAAAAATACCCACAACATCTACACAGAGGTAAACgatatataaattaataagaaAAATGGAAACCATTTGATAAGCAAATTGCTCTTCTGGATATAATTTAGATTAGAAATTTTAACTGCCAAATAAGTAGTCTGCTTGGTCATTGGCAGCAGTTCACTGTGGTCTGAGAAATCAAAAGCATTTTGGGCTATAGTCTTTCCATCATCCTCAATTTCTCTAATTTTTTTATTGTTTGAGAAGATAAGTTGAACATCTTTTCGAAGGCAGCGAAATTTGTCATCTTGTTTATATGCTTGAAATGTAAAATTCTGGATGACATAAATCTTTCCCACCATAAGCTTTGGTTCCAAATTATCTACACACAGTCCTGGAATGAATACATGAATCCGGTTATCCTGCCCAAAAAGGAAAGTCAGTTAGAAACAGAAAAAATTTGAACATTCAACGAAAAGTGTAACTGAAATGTAGTAAACAACCTTTTGATCTAAGAGAATGAGGTTGAAACTTTTAAAAATATCCCCAGTTCGAGTCATTCCCCTGTATATATGTAATACTCTAACTTTGATTCTGAAGGGTACAATAATGTTTGTTGCCATTGTTATAAATGTGAAGATTaatgggtaaaagaaattagaAAGAAAGGATTTGAAgcgagagagaaatcggttttgaattgaaaaagctaggtcacttagagttctcgaaggtgtaagtatatgtatatcgagatgtctgggtatttatagtaaaagtaaatgacttgtcgagaactcaaagataGATGTTTGGAATTTGTCTATCGAGATGTCTGAGTTCTTGCCTTACGATGAAGAATTTGTTAGTGTTTGTgtcataaaaataaaattatgatattttagtttaagacattaggattattaatgtttatgttctatcgattattctctttataatttattaattcttaatttactgcgatataaatgttagattaataaatgtccttggaatatgatatactattctatatctctaagtacgtgacttaaaaatgagattatgagaatattatcaatattactaaaggtccctagtcgagtattattattaagagacaataataatgtattaagactggtatgtttgttgactgatgatcacatctcattgatcattggtatagtgatactaaagtcaaaaacacaggcagatgtatatgtacatggtgctggacagacccaatatgagattctacatgtctattctgtcataagtaattctcacagtgataatgatataatggtccttatacctgaagtcattatatttctatacgagaattaatatacattgattccattaaaattTATCcatgaccgggtaatgataaaagtggacattagGTATAATTTaaattgtatgagaaatatgaatgatctagatgggatttaaccttcctattttaggagtgatattattggcctattgtgtgagctagactatgaaatgcgtggccacgctcagatgttgatttgatatgatagtctactcattgatcaagaaaatttggattaaactatgatgaggatgacacattacatgcctctagtttaatctataatatttggttaaagggattatattacattgtacattattcacgaaaggtttaatcgatcaccgattcaattattattacttgggtagcaatgatgtattactagatgccgctcattgtttacgattttaaattagatttaaaattcgttgtcaatgtaataataacgtatagggtcacacacaaagaatgcttgaaggat
It contains:
- the LOC141718608 gene encoding uncharacterized protein LOC141718608; this translates as MDNTTQMILDIMQAEEEEHDERMRMTVVHLHYQRHRVNYIPQHGGSIMNHRVINRNREEGHTRLCYDYFSDTPTYTETQFHRRFQMRRSLFLRIEEAVTTHDYYFTQRTDAIGVRGLSTLQKIIAARMLAYGTAADVVDDYVRISESTATESLRRFVKAIVEIFGAEYLRRPNEQDISRLLAENEQRGFPGMLSTIDYMHWKWKNCPTVWQDLAEGRGPEMKYTINGNEYNMGYYLADGIYLSWPAFVKTIPKPQGNKRKYFAAAQESI